Proteins from a single region of Blastocatellia bacterium:
- a CDS encoding tetratricopeptide repeat protein, which produces MLAMSPLVARRIVLKLDHSWQRVSFFLIGSGLIALACLAVFREFHGLAWAALYKDVEGLQNALRYVPRDPQVHQELGTIYLLDPAAFDPAKALHHLKQAVALSPYDVRGWIGLGRAYEQHGDDAHADAAYRRAMELAPHHVHPHWIYANFLLRSGQRERALTELRALAGRAESLVGNICDLLWSATGGDAGVLVTLASTLTPHARVVVSQFLLTHDRDAEGIGLWRSLPRNALKMESGERIVAAFIRQRRWDLAHQVWREMMNITAGDAPESEFAFWNGEFHRPVTNSGFDWHVQSTADVTATIDTTSGFTDDRSLRLDFRRHEGVRYAGTRHLALVTPSTPYVLRFVYKTEGMLRKNGLAVEVADADDPARWRVRTEPLQETGQWIEKRISFVTPPEARAVVVTIVREPISRLYDYIAGRIWFDSFALESESR; this is translated from the coding sequence ATGCTGGCGATGTCTCCTCTTGTGGCCAGGCGAATTGTCCTGAAGCTGGATCACTCGTGGCAACGGGTGAGTTTTTTTCTCATCGGCTCCGGATTGATCGCTCTCGCGTGTCTGGCCGTATTCCGGGAATTTCACGGGCTGGCCTGGGCGGCTCTCTACAAGGATGTCGAGGGATTACAAAACGCTTTGCGTTACGTTCCCCGTGATCCGCAGGTGCACCAAGAACTGGGAACGATCTATCTGCTGGATCCGGCAGCGTTCGATCCGGCGAAAGCTCTCCATCATCTGAAGCAGGCGGTGGCTCTTTCGCCCTACGATGTTCGGGGATGGATCGGTCTGGGCCGGGCTTACGAGCAGCACGGGGACGATGCGCACGCTGATGCCGCCTATCGCCGGGCGATGGAGCTTGCACCGCATCACGTTCATCCGCACTGGATTTACGCCAATTTTCTCCTGCGCAGCGGTCAGCGCGAGCGCGCTCTGACCGAACTCCGTGCGCTCGCCGGACGGGCGGAATCGCTCGTAGGAAATATCTGTGATCTCCTGTGGAGTGCGACCGGCGGAGATGCCGGAGTTCTCGTGACCCTGGCCTCGACCCTGACGCCGCATGCCCGCGTTGTCGTCAGCCAGTTTCTCCTCACGCACGACCGCGATGCCGAAGGAATCGGTCTGTGGCGCTCGCTGCCCCGGAACGCGCTGAAGATGGAGAGCGGAGAGAGAATCGTCGCCGCCTTTATCCGTCAGCGCCGATGGGACCTCGCACACCAGGTCTGGCGGGAGATGATGAACATCACCGCTGGCGATGCTCCGGAGTCTGAGTTCGCCTTCTGGAACGGAGAGTTTCACCGTCCGGTCACCAACAGCGGTTTCGATTGGCATGTGCAATCAACCGCTGATGTGACAGCGACCATTGATACGACCAGCGGCTTTACCGACGATCGTTCCCTGCGACTGGACTTTCGCCGGCATGAGGGCGTCCGCTACGCCGGGACGCGCCATCTCGCTTTGGTGACCCCATCAACTCCTTACGTCCTGCGCTTCGTCTACAAGACCGAGGGCATGTTGAGAAAAAACGGTCTGGCCGTGGAAGTGGCGGATGCCGACGATCCCGCGCGCTGGCGGGTGCGAACCGAACCGCTGCAGGAGACCGGTCAATGGATCGAGAAACGAATATCGTTCGTCACGCCGCCCGAGGCGCGCGCTGTCGTCGTGACCATCGTGCGTGAACCGATCAGTCGCCTCTATGACTACATCGCCGGACGCATCTGGTTTGACTCTTTCGCCCTTGAATCAGAAAGTCGCTAA
- a CDS encoding carboxypeptidase-like regulatory domain-containing protein, producing the protein MKRHHGRYLGILAGLLLVSWFSVVSAQVRPVGQIVGVVQDPTGAVVPGAEVKLEDEATGDTQIRKTGPDGGFVFLNLNVGTYKVTVTMSGFRTAVYSGIKVDAARTTNVTVTLQIGEIAEAVEVIGGLEVLERTTTTIETTVRGDIVRRLPLNNRDTLDFTLLMPGAQQGGTARQSTFLGLPKGAINITMDGVNIQDNLLKSAFGGGMFTIIRPRLDAVEEVTVKTAGVGAEAAGEGAVQIQFVTRRGTNTFRGTLFWDHRNDALNANTWFNNVLGLRRPRNLLNVFGGNVGGPVWKDRIFFFFNYEEFRLPESRPRENLILTTEAAQGIFRYRGTDGTVRTVNLLEVARAAGFPGTIDPTIGDMLQQINAARSRGAISPFDLFRERYRFEAPSMQVRRFPTLRMDYHITDKLRWHGVWHYNYFSSLPDTLNSMDPTFPGLGKPAGQYSNRFSVTTALQYTITSNTNYEFRFGVQGAPVQFFPESGPEIYPAGVRILWPLGLQSLHARPGAAGTSLALPSSRNTPVYNLQNTLGLVRGKHSWVFGGTFTRVGFIDNSFGGAGIPTVSFGVVSGDPVASVIQAGLPNISTTDLGNALALYALLTGRISGVSGSRNVDERTKRYVHLAPLVQRARQDEFGLYFMDSWRVTPALTLNYGLRWEFQGAAENTNDIYTSPRAEDLWGISGVGNLFKPGLFRGIADPQIEQRSRKVYNRDFINPAPSFGLAWNPRFENPFFRFLFGDERKSVFRGSYSIAYTREGLSHFTQFAGGNPGLTQSISLTAGVDFPIGGLLLRDRLPAFSEDPPSFSFPTPLSRFTFIGGNFFAFDPNIRTPYVQSWSFGWQRELTRDMAIEIRYVGNRGTKLWRGFNLNEVNIFENGFLQEFLNAQRNLAISRAQGRGNRFDNQGLPGQVPLPIFEAAFGARGRQGALPLASGFGSASFVALLDQGQAGALANALASSATFLCRAVGSALPRCAALGFDAPGVLPVNFFQANPYAANRGVWLLTNASFSTYNGLQLIFRRRLAQGWQMTAHYTFSKALTDLYADSAVSSISFSTLRNRRMDKGLSPWDLTHVFVSDFQYELPFGPGRRWSSSSGALNRLIEGWLIGGIVRVQSGRIFRLTSGRATVNQFDSGVILKGITIKELQEKIGVRKVPGARDIFFVTPDLIGPDGRSNRAILDVPTTPGQFGSLVFLRGPRFVKPDLTLQKRTRVTERINVEFWAEFFNAFNYQNFLIGGPNAAGITHSIDSTAFGRTTEFFNDLGNQDPGPRMIQFRIRVNF; encoded by the coding sequence ATGAAGAGACATCATGGAAGGTACCTGGGAATCCTCGCAGGGCTTCTCCTGGTGAGCTGGTTCTCGGTTGTATCGGCTCAGGTACGTCCTGTGGGACAGATCGTTGGTGTCGTTCAAGACCCGACGGGAGCTGTTGTCCCCGGGGCCGAGGTGAAGCTCGAAGATGAGGCAACTGGCGATACCCAAATCAGGAAAACGGGTCCCGACGGAGGTTTTGTCTTTCTGAACCTCAACGTTGGGACCTACAAGGTGACGGTGACAATGTCGGGTTTTCGGACCGCCGTCTATTCGGGAATCAAAGTGGATGCCGCGCGTACGACCAACGTGACCGTCACGCTCCAAATCGGCGAGATCGCTGAAGCCGTCGAAGTGATTGGCGGACTTGAGGTGCTGGAGCGAACGACAACAACCATCGAGACGACCGTCCGAGGCGATATTGTCCGGCGACTGCCGTTGAACAATCGCGATACACTGGATTTCACGCTGTTGATGCCCGGAGCCCAGCAGGGCGGAACGGCCCGTCAGAGCACGTTCCTCGGCCTGCCCAAAGGGGCCATCAATATCACGATGGACGGCGTCAACATTCAGGATAATCTGCTCAAGAGCGCTTTTGGCGGTGGCATGTTCACCATCATCCGGCCGCGCTTGGATGCCGTCGAAGAGGTGACGGTTAAGACGGCAGGCGTGGGCGCGGAGGCAGCGGGAGAAGGAGCGGTCCAGATTCAGTTCGTCACCCGTCGAGGGACGAACACCTTCCGCGGGACGCTCTTCTGGGACCACCGCAATGACGCGCTCAATGCCAACACGTGGTTCAACAACGTCCTCGGACTGCGGCGGCCCAGGAACCTGCTCAATGTCTTCGGTGGCAATGTGGGCGGCCCGGTCTGGAAGGACAGGATCTTCTTCTTCTTCAACTACGAAGAGTTCAGATTGCCGGAGTCGCGTCCGCGAGAGAACCTGATCCTCACGACGGAAGCGGCCCAGGGCATCTTCCGGTATCGAGGAACCGATGGCACCGTGCGCACGGTGAATCTCCTGGAGGTGGCGAGGGCAGCCGGGTTCCCGGGCACAATTGATCCCACCATTGGAGACATGCTGCAGCAGATCAACGCGGCGCGATCGCGGGGAGCGATCAGCCCGTTCGACCTCTTCCGCGAGCGGTATCGGTTTGAAGCTCCCAGCATGCAGGTGCGACGCTTCCCCACGTTGCGCATGGACTATCACATCACGGACAAGCTGCGGTGGCATGGGGTGTGGCACTATAACTACTTCTCCTCGTTACCGGACACGTTGAATTCGATGGATCCCACATTCCCTGGCCTGGGGAAGCCGGCCGGCCAGTATTCCAATCGCTTTTCCGTGACAACGGCCCTTCAGTACACGATCACGTCGAACACGAACTATGAATTTCGCTTTGGAGTTCAGGGAGCGCCTGTGCAGTTCTTCCCCGAATCGGGACCGGAGATCTATCCGGCGGGCGTGCGCATCCTCTGGCCGCTTGGCTTGCAGAGTCTGCACGCGCGTCCGGGAGCCGCGGGAACCTCACTCGCACTTCCGTCGAGTCGAAACACCCCGGTCTACAATCTGCAGAACACCCTGGGTCTTGTGCGCGGAAAGCACTCGTGGGTTTTCGGTGGAACATTCACGCGCGTGGGCTTTATTGACAATTCCTTTGGTGGGGCAGGTATTCCCACGGTCTCCTTTGGTGTGGTGAGTGGAGATCCCGTCGCCTCGGTGATTCAGGCGGGATTGCCCAACATCAGCACGACGGATCTCGGGAATGCGCTGGCGCTCTATGCGCTGCTGACGGGCCGGATCTCCGGCGTCTCCGGGAGTCGCAACGTGGATGAGAGGACGAAGCGGTACGTTCATCTTGCTCCACTGGTGCAGCGGGCGCGGCAGGACGAATTCGGCCTCTACTTCATGGATTCCTGGCGCGTGACGCCGGCGCTGACGCTCAACTACGGCTTGCGCTGGGAGTTCCAGGGGGCAGCCGAGAACACCAATGACATCTACACGAGCCCGCGGGCGGAAGATCTCTGGGGCATCTCCGGCGTCGGCAACCTGTTCAAGCCGGGTCTCTTCCGTGGGATCGCCGATCCGCAAATCGAGCAGCGCTCGCGCAAGGTCTATAACCGCGACTTCATCAATCCGGCGCCGAGCTTTGGACTGGCCTGGAATCCGCGATTTGAGAACCCCTTCTTCCGCTTCCTGTTCGGAGACGAGCGCAAGTCGGTCTTTCGAGGAAGCTATTCCATCGCGTACACGCGCGAAGGGCTCAGCCACTTCACTCAATTCGCTGGCGGCAACCCGGGTCTGACGCAGTCCATCTCGCTGACGGCGGGCGTAGACTTTCCAATCGGCGGGCTGCTCCTGCGGGATCGGTTGCCGGCATTCAGCGAAGATCCGCCGAGCTTCAGCTTCCCCACACCGCTTTCGCGCTTCACCTTCATCGGAGGCAATTTCTTCGCCTTCGATCCCAACATCCGGACGCCGTATGTCCAGTCGTGGTCCTTCGGCTGGCAGCGCGAGCTGACGCGCGACATGGCGATTGAAATCCGCTATGTCGGCAATCGCGGGACGAAGCTCTGGCGCGGGTTCAACCTGAATGAGGTGAACATCTTCGAGAACGGGTTCCTGCAGGAGTTCCTCAATGCCCAGCGGAATCTGGCCATCAGCCGGGCCCAGGGACGCGGCAATCGCTTCGACAACCAGGGATTGCCGGGCCAGGTTCCCCTGCCGATCTTTGAGGCGGCCTTTGGCGCCCGTGGCCGTCAAGGGGCACTCCCGTTGGCCTCCGGGTTTGGAAGCGCTTCTTTCGTCGCCCTGCTGGATCAGGGTCAAGCGGGAGCCCTGGCCAATGCCCTGGCCTCTTCGGCAACATTCCTCTGCCGGGCGGTCGGAAGCGCCCTCCCGCGTTGTGCAGCTCTTGGCTTCGATGCACCGGGGGTCTTGCCGGTCAACTTCTTCCAGGCCAATCCCTATGCGGCCAACCGTGGCGTATGGCTGTTGACGAACGCCTCCTTCTCCACCTACAACGGGCTGCAGCTCATTTTCCGACGGCGCCTAGCGCAAGGGTGGCAGATGACGGCTCACTATACCTTCTCCAAGGCCCTCACGGACCTCTACGCCGATTCCGCTGTTTCGAGCATCTCCTTCAGCACGCTGCGCAATCGGCGGATGGACAAAGGGCTTTCACCCTGGGACCTCACCCACGTCTTCGTGAGCGACTTCCAGTACGAGCTGCCCTTCGGTCCCGGTCGGCGCTGGTCGTCCAGCTCGGGCGCCCTCAACCGGCTCATCGAAGGATGGTTGATCGGTGGAATCGTTCGCGTTCAGTCCGGCCGTATCTTCCGGCTCACGAGCGGGCGAGCCACGGTGAACCAGTTTGACTCCGGCGTCATCCTCAAGGGGATCACGATCAAGGAATTGCAAGAGAAGATCGGCGTTCGGAAGGTTCCCGGCGCTCGTGACATCTTCTTCGTGACTCCGGACCTGATCGGACCCGATGGCCGCTCCAATCGGGCGATCCTGGACGTGCCAACGACGCCCGGTCAGTTCGGCTCGCTCGTTTTCCTGCGTGGTCCTCGATTTGTCAAACCCGATCTCACGCTCCAGAAGCGCACGCGGGTGACCGAGCGGATCAACGTCGAATTCTGGGCCGAGTTCTTCAATGCCTTCAACTACCAGAATTTCCTGATCGGCGGCCCGAATGCGGCGGGCATCACGCATAGCATTGACTCGACGGCCTTCGGGCGCACGACCGAGTTCTTCAACGATCTGGGCAATCAGGATCCGGGTCCGCGCATGATCCAGTTCCGCATCCGGGTGAACTTCTAG
- a CDS encoding O-antigen ligase family protein, giving the protein MTRILDRVIVIGLLGAIVVAPWLFGSVEFYARHLLTVWLLVLLLLWNVKAMRERQWILQLTPIHGVLVAFVLVAVMQSLPLGPLLSRPSFPSIPDTRSLAEATSLSLDPATTRRTAVTLATLVGYFFLATHFLATRRRLLATVIVLILLGFSIALVGVIHKLTSNGKLLWFRDVEAIEIAFGPFVNRNHFAGFIEMILPLPLALIVAQGVARDKWILYGFLTVALGTALVLSASRGALVVLAAQLVALPVLSRWMSQQHGQRAEDASCSVAPRGRRFPRPTVRAAAGVVILVAGISLGVVWIGAEPVISRFSSANPDMRSQKDEAMTAATDTGESLSRPTIWRTTMRMIRDHPFLGVGLGAYPVAYTRYDEATGFYRVEQAHNDYLQIIAEAGVIGLLLLIAFMIAVGRAAGAALASPMVVERSLALGAALGCWGIAVHSLFDFNLQVPANALLFLLLVAILTILGSEKSPGVLTRSESRSI; this is encoded by the coding sequence ATGACTCGGATCCTGGACCGCGTGATCGTTATCGGCCTGCTGGGAGCGATCGTCGTAGCTCCCTGGCTTTTTGGCTCGGTCGAATTTTACGCCCGCCATCTGCTGACGGTCTGGTTGCTCGTTCTGCTCTTGCTCTGGAATGTGAAGGCGATGCGCGAGCGGCAGTGGATTCTTCAGCTCACACCGATTCACGGCGTGCTTGTGGCATTCGTCCTGGTGGCCGTGATGCAATCGCTCCCGCTGGGTCCTCTTTTGTCACGTCCGTCATTCCCTTCGATTCCGGACACCCGGTCGCTGGCGGAAGCGACCTCGCTCTCGCTCGATCCGGCGACGACGCGACGCACGGCCGTCACGCTGGCGACGCTCGTCGGTTATTTTTTCCTAGCCACCCACTTTCTGGCCACGCGGCGACGGTTGCTGGCTACGGTGATCGTCCTCATCCTGCTGGGATTCTCCATCGCTCTCGTGGGGGTGATCCACAAACTGACGTCCAACGGGAAGCTCCTCTGGTTCCGGGATGTGGAGGCCATTGAGATCGCCTTCGGACCGTTCGTCAATCGCAATCACTTCGCCGGATTCATCGAGATGATTCTGCCCTTGCCGCTGGCTTTGATTGTGGCTCAGGGGGTCGCCCGGGATAAGTGGATTCTCTACGGCTTTCTCACCGTTGCCCTGGGAACGGCGCTTGTGCTGTCGGCCTCACGGGGAGCACTCGTCGTGCTGGCAGCTCAATTGGTGGCCCTGCCGGTGCTCTCCCGCTGGATGTCGCAACAGCACGGGCAAAGGGCGGAAGATGCATCCTGCTCCGTCGCACCGAGGGGCCGCCGATTCCCCCGTCCGACAGTACGGGCAGCCGCAGGCGTTGTGATCCTCGTCGCCGGTATCTCGCTCGGCGTCGTTTGGATCGGAGCGGAACCCGTCATCAGCCGGTTCTCGTCGGCCAATCCTGACATGCGTTCTCAAAAGGACGAGGCCATGACCGCCGCAACGGACACGGGCGAATCTCTCAGTCGCCCGACCATCTGGCGGACAACGATGCGCATGATCCGCGATCACCCCTTTCTGGGGGTTGGACTCGGAGCCTATCCGGTCGCCTACACGCGCTATGATGAAGCGACGGGGTTTTATCGAGTCGAACAGGCCCATAACGATTATCTCCAAATCATCGCCGAGGCGGGAGTGATCGGCCTTCTCTTACTCATCGCCTTTATGATCGCCGTCGGTCGAGCGGCGGGGGCGGCGCTCGCTTCCCCGATGGTCGTGGAACGGTCGCTGGCGCTCGGTGCCGCGCTCGGCTGCTGGGGGATTGCCGTTCACAGTCTGTTCGACTTCAATCTTCAGGTGCCGGCCAATGCCCTCCTTTTTCTCCTGCTGGTTGCCATTTTGACGATCCTGGGAAGCGAGAAGTCGCCGGGGGTACTGACGCGATCGGAGAGCCGCTCGATCTGA